One part of the Phragmites australis chromosome 3, lpPhrAust1.1, whole genome shotgun sequence genome encodes these proteins:
- the LOC133910916 gene encoding germin-like protein 3-1 yields the protein MTAADRASIIHRIVLSLLFATLCVSDPDLLLDYCVADTAAAAASPSSFHFNGLACIDPAAARAEHFATSALSRATNPAATVFGFNVTLTSPASSLPGANAQGLAMARIDLAPGGMAPPHSHPRASEVALVLAGSVLVGFADTSYRLYTQLLRAGEAFVFPRAMVHFLYNMDTAAPAVVLSGLNSQSPGAQLVPFSAFRTEPQMPEEVLKKAFKINGQDVQRIQRNLGGS from the coding sequence ATGACAGCAGCTGACCGTGCCAGCATCATCCATCGAAtcgtcctctctctcctcttcgcCACCCTCTGCGTGTCCGATCCTGACCTCCTCCTCGACTACTGCGTCGCcgacacggcggcggcggcggcgtccccTTCTTCGTTCCACTTCAACGGCCTGGCCTGCATCGACCCGGCGGCGGCACGCGCCGAGCACTTTGCCACCTCAGCGCTATCGCGGGCGACGAACCCGGCCGCCACGGTGTTCGGATTCAACGTGACGCTGACGAGCCCAGCGTCGTCCCTGCCCGGCGCGAACGCGCAGGGGCTCGCCATGGCGCGCATCGACCTGGCCCCGGGAGGGATGGCGCCGCCGCACTCGCACCCGCGCGCGTCGGAGGTGGCGCTCGTGCTCGCGGGCAGTGTCCTAGTCGGGTTCGCGGACACGTCGTACAGGCTGTACACGCAGCTGCTGCGCGCCGGCGAGGCGTTCGTGTTCCCGAGGGCGATGGTGCACTTCCTGTACAACATGGACACGGCGGCGCCGGCCGTGGTGCTGTCGGGGCTCAACAGCCAGAGCCCCGGCGCGCAGCTGGTGCCGTTCTCGGCGTTCCGCACGGAGCCACAGATGCCGGAGGAGGTCCTCAAGAAGGCCTTCAAGATCAACGGCCAGGACGTGCAGAGGATCCAAAGAAACCTCGGTGGATCCTAG